One genomic segment of Rhinolophus sinicus isolate RSC01 linkage group LG11, ASM3656204v1, whole genome shotgun sequence includes these proteins:
- the EMP3 gene encoding epithelial membrane protein 3 gives MSLLLLVVSALHILILILLFVATLDKSWWTLPGKESLNLWYDCMWTNDNKTWTCINVSENGWLKAVQVLMVLSLILCCLSFILFMFQLYTMRRGGLFYATGLCQLCTSVTVFTGALIYAIHVEDILEKRAAKGTFGYCFALAWVAFPLALASGVIYIHLRKRE, from the exons ATGTCACTCCTCTTGCTGGTGGTCTCTGCCCTTCACATCCTCATTCTCATCCTGCTTTTCGTGGCCACTTTGGACAAG TCCTGGTGGACCCTCCCAGGGAAGGAGTCCCTGAATCTCTGGTATGACTGCATGTGGACCAATGACAACAAAACGTGGACCTGCATTAATGTCAGCGAGAATG GCTGGCTGAAGGCGGTGCAGGTCCTCATGGTGCTTTCCCTTATCCTCTGCTGTCTGTCCTTCATCCTGTTCATGTTTCAACTCTACACCATGCGGCGAGGAGGACTCTTCTATGCCACTGGCCTCTGCCAACTTTGCACCA GCGTGACGGTTTTTACCGGGGCGCTGATCTACGCCATTCACGTGGAGGACATCCTGGAGAAGCGTGCGGCCAAGGGCACCTTCGGTTACTGCTTCGCTCTAGCCTGGGTGGCCTTCCCCCTCGCCCTGGCCAGTGGTGTCATCTACATTCACCTGCGGAAGCGGGAGTGA